In one Carettochelys insculpta isolate YL-2023 chromosome 6, ASM3395843v1, whole genome shotgun sequence genomic region, the following are encoded:
- the ERG28 gene encoding ergosterol biosynthetic protein 28 homolog, translating to MSRFLNVLRSWLVMVSIIAMGNTLQSFRDHSFLSEKLYTGTPTLVNGLQARTFGIWTLLSSVIRCSCAIDIRNKTLYHITLFTFLIALGHFLSEVFVYGTAAPTIGVLAPLMVASFSILGMLIGLQYLEVEAVSRNKKRN from the exons ATGAGCCGTTTTCTGAATGTTTTGCGCAGCTGGCTGGTCATGGTGTCCATCATTGCAATGGGGAACACATTGCAGAGCTTTCGTgatcacagcttcctctctgagaAGCTGTACACAGGCACACCCACCCTTG TGAATGGTCTCCAAGCTCGGACATTTGGCATCTGGACTCTGCTCTCGTCAGTGATTCGCTGCTCCTGTGCCATTGACATCCGCAACAAGAC CCTGTATCACATCACACTCTTCACCTTCCTCAtagccctgggccacttcctctctGAAGTGTTTGTTTATGGCACAGCAGCCCCAACAATCGGCGTCCTGGCACCCCTGATGGTGGCAA GTTTCTCCATCCTGGGCATGTTGATTGGGCTGCAATATCTGGAGGTGGAAGCTGTGTCACGAAACAAGAAGAGAAACTGA